A genome region from Methanobacterium sp. includes the following:
- the alaS gene encoding alanine--tRNA ligase: MSVQLEKLGYTKKTCKTCGNDFWSIGERETCGDAPCDEYQFIGNPATPQKHDLFSIHDLFIRFFQERGHTPIRRYPVLAKRWRDDVFLVGASIYNFQPWVTSGQVKPPANPLVVAQPSIRLNDVDNVGRTGRHMTCFTMGGHHAFNSEDNQVYWEDETVKYCHDFITHLGINGEEITFIESWWEGGGNSGPCYEVCVRGVELATLVFIQYRTLPGGEKEEIPLKIVDTGYGLERFAWISQGTPTAYDASFGPVIEELREMAGVQLNHRILGENAQVAGMMDIEDIADLKVLRSKVAERLGITLEELKEATEPMEAIYVIADHTRCLAFMLADGVIPSNVKEGYLARLILRRTIRFIKKLGLNRSLGDIMNIQLNFLSQTYPEIRNHQEHILRVIELEEKRYRKTIQKGHQMVKKSIKYLKKDKKDEMPLDMLIKLYDSQGLPPDTVEEVARELDFIVNVPDNFYTLVAAEHSEEAVEEEVPVELDFPETVLKFYDEPQETEFAARYLGSYQNNIILDQTLFYPEGGGQPSDVGYLDTGKEKIKVLHAEKLDGIVLHRVEEEKLEKLKHRTGSTLTGNIDWNRRIALARNHTATHLLVAAARKVLGDHIWQAGAQKGVKKSRIDLSHYQRISAEELHQIELIANRWVMENIPVETTWMDRTDAEKKYGFILYQGGVVPGKSIRVVQIPGVDVQACAGTHCNYTGQIGLVKVNRTERIQDGVERLEFSAGEAAVESMQTNDILLQDSAAVFKVEANQLPKTSERFFSEWKAFKNDIKRLQKQIAELKTKSLVNQTEEINSLSFLSDKVDADIGELVKMVTRLTDDGGVDLVVLGNGEGKIAGAASVKAMNRGIKINEIIKEAAAIMGGGGGGRPNLAQGAGRDMNKISEALEFARSTLKDKLAQKNLNGFG, encoded by the coding sequence ATGTCTGTCCAGTTGGAAAAACTTGGTTACACCAAAAAAACTTGTAAAACCTGTGGAAATGATTTTTGGTCCATAGGTGAACGTGAAACATGTGGCGATGCACCCTGTGATGAATACCAGTTCATTGGAAATCCAGCCACACCACAAAAACACGATTTATTCTCCATCCATGATCTTTTCATACGCTTCTTCCAGGAAAGAGGCCACACACCCATCAGGAGATATCCTGTCCTTGCCAAACGATGGAGAGATGATGTTTTCCTGGTAGGGGCATCCATCTACAACTTCCAACCATGGGTAACCTCAGGACAGGTTAAACCACCGGCCAATCCACTGGTAGTGGCCCAGCCATCCATCCGCCTGAACGACGTGGATAATGTGGGACGAACCGGCAGACACATGACCTGCTTCACCATGGGCGGACATCATGCCTTCAATTCTGAAGATAACCAGGTTTACTGGGAAGACGAAACCGTGAAATACTGTCATGATTTCATAACCCACTTGGGAATAAATGGAGAAGAGATCACCTTCATTGAATCATGGTGGGAAGGTGGAGGTAACTCAGGACCCTGTTACGAAGTTTGCGTGAGGGGAGTGGAACTGGCCACCCTGGTTTTCATACAATACCGCACCCTGCCGGGAGGGGAAAAGGAAGAAATACCCCTGAAGATAGTGGACACGGGTTATGGATTAGAAAGGTTTGCCTGGATAAGCCAGGGCACACCCACTGCCTATGATGCTTCCTTCGGACCGGTCATAGAAGAACTCCGGGAAATGGCAGGAGTCCAGCTCAACCATCGCATCCTGGGAGAAAACGCCCAGGTAGCAGGGATGATGGATATTGAAGACATCGCTGATCTGAAAGTACTGCGTAGTAAAGTGGCTGAGAGACTGGGAATCACCCTGGAAGAGTTGAAAGAAGCCACCGAACCCATGGAAGCTATTTATGTTATTGCTGATCACACTCGCTGTCTGGCTTTCATGCTGGCTGATGGAGTCATACCATCCAATGTTAAAGAGGGATATCTGGCCCGTTTAATCCTCAGACGGACCATACGTTTCATAAAAAAATTAGGACTTAACAGGTCACTGGGGGATATAATGAACATTCAACTGAACTTCCTCTCCCAGACCTATCCTGAGATCCGGAACCATCAGGAGCACATTTTAAGGGTAATTGAACTTGAAGAGAAACGTTACCGTAAAACCATCCAAAAAGGACACCAGATGGTTAAAAAAAGCATCAAATACTTGAAAAAGGATAAAAAGGATGAAATGCCCCTGGACATGCTCATTAAACTTTATGATTCCCAGGGTTTACCTCCGGACACCGTGGAGGAAGTTGCCAGGGAACTGGACTTCATCGTGAATGTGCCTGATAACTTCTACACTCTGGTTGCAGCCGAGCACTCTGAGGAAGCTGTGGAAGAAGAAGTACCAGTTGAACTGGACTTCCCTGAAACTGTCCTCAAATTCTATGATGAACCACAGGAAACAGAATTTGCTGCCAGATACCTGGGATCATACCAAAACAACATCATACTGGATCAGACTCTCTTCTACCCTGAAGGAGGAGGACAACCCTCAGATGTAGGTTACCTGGATACCGGGAAAGAGAAAATCAAGGTATTGCATGCTGAAAAGCTAGATGGAATTGTTCTGCACCGGGTGGAAGAAGAAAAACTGGAAAAACTCAAACATCGCACCGGATCAACTCTTACGGGAAACATTGACTGGAACCGTAGAATTGCCCTGGCCCGTAACCACACCGCCACCCACCTTCTGGTGGCAGCAGCCCGGAAGGTTCTTGGAGACCATATCTGGCAGGCCGGAGCACAAAAAGGGGTTAAAAAATCAAGAATAGACTTATCACATTACCAACGTATCAGTGCAGAAGAACTCCACCAGATCGAACTCATAGCTAACCGATGGGTGATGGAAAACATCCCCGTGGAGACAACGTGGATGGATCGTACTGATGCTGAGAAGAAATACGGATTCATATTATACCAGGGAGGAGTTGTGCCTGGAAAGAGCATCAGAGTAGTTCAAATCCCGGGTGTGGATGTGCAGGCCTGTGCCGGAACACACTGCAACTACACTGGCCAAATCGGACTGGTGAAAGTTAACCGAACCGAAAGGATACAGGACGGAGTGGAACGTCTGGAGTTCTCCGCAGGTGAAGCAGCAGTGGAGTCCATGCAGACCAACGATATTCTGTTACAGGACAGTGCTGCCGTGTTTAAAGTAGAGGCAAACCAGCTTCCCAAGACCAGTGAAAGGTTCTTCAGTGAGTGGAAGGCCTTCAAGAATGATATTAAACGATTGCAAAAACAGATTGCAGAGCTTAAAACCAAATCCCTTGTTAATCAAACCGAAGAAATCAACTCCCTATCCTTTTTATCAGATAAAGTGGATGCAGATATTGGTGAACTGGTTAAAATGGTAACCCGGCTCACTGATGATGGGGGAGTGGATCTGGTTGTCCTGGGTAATGGGGAAGGTAAAATTGCGGGAGCTGCATCCGTAAAAGCCATGAATAGAGGAATTAAAATCAACGAGATCATCAAAGAAGCTGCCGCTATAATGGGTGGTGGAGGTGGTGGAAGACCTAACCTGGCCCAGGGTGCAGGGCGAGACATGAATAAAATCTCGGAAGCCCTTGAATTTGCACGTAGTACTTTAAAGGACAAACTTGCTCAGAAAAATCTTAATGGATTTGGATAA
- the rpl12p gene encoding 50S ribosomal protein P1 — MEYIYAAMLLHTAGQEVNEESVKKVLEAAGSDADDARVKALIAALEDVDIEEAIEKTAVAAAAPAAAAPAAAEEAEEEAEEEEDEEEAEEEAAAGLGALFG, encoded by the coding sequence ATGGAATACATATACGCAGCAATGTTATTGCACACAGCAGGTCAGGAAGTTAATGAAGAAAGTGTTAAGAAAGTCTTAGAAGCAGCAGGTTCAGATGCAGACGACGCAAGGGTAAAAGCATTAATTGCAGCCCTGGAAGATGTCGACATCGAAGAAGCTATTGAAAAAACCGCTGTAGCAGCCGCAGCCCCTGCAGCCGCAGCACCAGCTGCAGCTGAAGAAGCTGAAGAAGAAGCTGAAGAAGAGGAAGACGAAGAAGAAGCTGAAGAAGAAGCTGCTGCCGGTCTCGGCGCACTCTTCGGTTAA
- a CDS encoding 50S ribosomal protein L10 yields MPHVAEWKKEEVKELKDLISSHPVVGMADLSDIPAPQLQKMRQSLRGSAKLKMSRKTLMDLALNDSAKTNVEVLVDHMDGQPALIFTDMNPFKLYKILEGSKTPAPARAGSIAMDDIVVPKGDTGFMPGPILGELQKIGIPAKIEKGKIVITEDKTIVAEGDVISRDVAGMLTRLDIYPLEVGINLKAAYEDETVYTSDILFIDEDKTVSDIQKAYTQALNLSVNAVVFNSVSTPVIISKAAGEALNLAFNAEILTSKTTDLLLAKAYSQMLAVASEASAQNAEAVDDELREKLSATASAAEAKPAEEEKEEEEEEEEEDNEEDAAAGLGALFG; encoded by the coding sequence ATGCCACATGTAGCCGAGTGGAAAAAAGAAGAGGTTAAAGAGCTTAAAGACTTGATCTCAAGCCATCCTGTAGTGGGAATGGCAGATCTTTCCGATATACCAGCCCCTCAGCTCCAGAAGATGCGTCAGAGCCTGCGTGGAAGTGCCAAGCTCAAGATGTCCAGGAAGACCCTGATGGATCTGGCCTTAAATGATTCAGCCAAAACCAATGTCGAAGTGCTTGTAGATCATATGGATGGTCAGCCAGCCTTAATATTCACAGACATGAACCCCTTCAAGCTCTACAAAATATTAGAAGGTAGTAAAACTCCGGCTCCTGCTAGAGCTGGAAGCATAGCTATGGATGATATTGTAGTGCCTAAAGGTGATACTGGTTTCATGCCCGGCCCCATACTGGGAGAACTGCAGAAAATCGGTATCCCTGCCAAGATAGAAAAGGGTAAAATAGTTATAACTGAAGATAAAACCATAGTTGCTGAGGGAGATGTGATCTCACGTGACGTGGCCGGTATGCTGACCCGTCTTGATATCTATCCCCTTGAAGTGGGAATCAACCTTAAGGCAGCTTATGAAGATGAAACAGTCTACACCTCTGACATCCTATTCATAGATGAGGATAAAACCGTATCTGACATACAGAAAGCATACACTCAGGCACTGAACCTTTCAGTGAATGCAGTGGTGTTCAACAGTGTATCAACCCCTGTTATCATATCCAAAGCAGCAGGAGAAGCACTGAACCTGGCTTTCAATGCAGAAATACTCACCTCCAAAACAACCGACCTCTTACTGGCCAAGGCCTACTCTCAGATGCTGGCTGTGGCCTCTGAAGCATCAGCACAGAATGCTGAAGCTGTTGACGATGAACTTCGTGAGAAGCTAAGCGCAACTGCAAGTGCAGCAGAAGCTAAACCAGCTGAAGAAGAGAAAGAGGAAGAAGAAGAGGAAGAAGAGGAAGATAATGAAGAGGATGCAGCCGCTGGTTTAGGTGCTCTCTTCGGATGA
- a CDS encoding 50S ribosomal protein L1: protein MKQEILEAVKKAKEESQPRNFTQSVDVVITIKDLDVKKPENRIDEEVLLPNGRGKDVKIAFIADGELALQAKNAGADMVINKGELEEMGKDRKEAKKIANRLDFFVAQADMMPLVGRFLGPVLGPRKKMPKPVPATIKPEPIMERLKSTVKVRIKDQPVIQALVGTQDMDDELIAANIEAILVVLDQKLEKGRNQIKSMYVKTTMGPVARVI from the coding sequence GTGAAACAAGAGATCTTAGAAGCGGTGAAGAAGGCTAAGGAGGAATCCCAGCCGAGAAACTTCACACAATCCGTTGATGTGGTTATCACCATCAAGGATTTAGACGTGAAAAAACCTGAAAACCGCATAGACGAGGAAGTTCTTCTCCCTAATGGACGGGGTAAAGATGTGAAGATCGCCTTTATTGCCGACGGTGAACTGGCCCTACAGGCCAAGAACGCCGGAGCAGACATGGTGATCAACAAAGGAGAACTGGAAGAAATGGGCAAAGATCGTAAAGAAGCCAAGAAGATCGCCAACCGGCTAGATTTCTTCGTGGCTCAAGCCGATATGATGCCCCTGGTAGGAAGATTCCTGGGACCTGTACTGGGACCCCGGAAGAAAATGCCAAAACCAGTTCCAGCCACCATCAAACCCGAACCCATAATGGAGAGGCTTAAAAGCACAGTAAAAGTGAGAATAAAAGACCAGCCAGTTATACAGGCACTAGTCGGCACACAGGACATGGATGATGAGCTCATAGCAGCCAACATCGAAGCGATTCTAGTAGTGCTGGATCAGAAACTGGAAAAAGGGCGTAACCAGATAAAATCCATGTACGTGAAAACCACCATGGGCCCTGTAGCGAGGGTGATCTAA
- a CDS encoding 50S ribosomal protein L11, with protein sequence MATETVEILIDGGKATPGPPLGPAIGPLGINMMQVVEQINQKTADFEGMKVPVKVIVDTSSKEFEVTVGTPPTTALIMDELKIEKGSQDPGLDKVADLKIEQALKVARMKFDALLSADYKHATKEVVGTCVSMGITVEGKDPREVQKEISQGVYDEQLVEKA encoded by the coding sequence ATGGCAACAGAAACCGTTGAAATACTAATAGATGGCGGTAAAGCTACTCCCGGCCCACCATTAGGTCCTGCTATTGGACCCCTGGGTATCAACATGATGCAAGTGGTGGAGCAGATTAACCAGAAAACAGCAGACTTCGAAGGCATGAAAGTACCGGTGAAAGTCATAGTGGATACCTCCAGCAAAGAGTTCGAGGTTACAGTAGGAACACCACCCACCACCGCACTGATCATGGATGAGTTGAAGATAGAGAAAGGATCTCAAGATCCTGGACTTGACAAAGTAGCTGATCTAAAAATAGAACAAGCTCTTAAAGTCGCCAGGATGAAATTCGATGCTCTTCTTTCGGCAGACTACAAACATGCCACCAAAGAAGTTGTGGGTACCTGCGTGAGTATGGGTATCACTGTGGAAGGTAAAGATCCACGGGAAGTGCAGAAAGAAATCAGTCAGGGTGTCTACGACGAACAGTTAGTAGAAAAAGCCTGA
- a CDS encoding transcription elongation factor Spt5, protein MIYAIRTLVGQEKNVARIITRNVKDSGIGVSAVLVPESLRGYILVESSTKLDLQNPAFKVPHMKGAIEGDIPYEEIKSFLKPEPIIASIQKGSIVELISGPFKGEKAKVVRIDESREDVVLELIEAAVPIPVTVKGDQIRLIQKEAD, encoded by the coding sequence TTGATCTATGCAATAAGAACCCTGGTTGGCCAGGAAAAAAACGTGGCCCGAATCATTACCAGGAATGTTAAAGATAGTGGGATTGGAGTAAGCGCCGTGCTGGTTCCAGAAAGCTTACGTGGATATATCTTAGTTGAATCATCCACCAAGCTGGATCTGCAGAACCCCGCATTTAAAGTTCCCCATATGAAAGGAGCTATAGAAGGAGACATCCCATACGAAGAGATAAAAAGCTTTTTAAAGCCGGAACCAATAATAGCTTCCATACAGAAGGGAAGTATTGTGGAACTGATATCCGGACCATTTAAAGGAGAAAAAGCCAAAGTGGTTCGTATTGATGAATCCAGAGAAGATGTAGTTCTGGAACTTATTGAAGCAGCAGTTCCCATCCCAGTTACAGTTAAAGGTGATCAGATTAGATTAATACAGAAGGAGGCAGATTAA
- a CDS encoding protein translocase SEC61 complex subunit gamma: MNLNKESVASFIKQCQRVLKVSKKPDREEYTNVAKVTGIGIILIGVIGFVISIIGQLIQGTG, encoded by the coding sequence ATGAATTTAAACAAAGAATCAGTGGCAAGTTTTATAAAACAGTGCCAAAGAGTGCTAAAAGTCTCTAAAAAGCCTGATAGAGAAGAATATACAAATGTGGCCAAGGTAACCGGTATTGGTATTATCCTGATTGGAGTCATCGGTTTTGTGATCAGTATAATTGGTCAGCTTATTCAAGGTACAGGATAA
- the ftsZ gene encoding cell division protein FtsZ, with product MKESEKRRDRKALAERRGYDSSIDQELEDIIQRSRAKICVVGTGGGGNNTLSRLMEIGIEGAETISMNTDAQDLFYSVADKKILMGRNTCGGLGAGGMPEVGEECAEESDEEIKEKLDGADMVFVTCGMGGGTGTGSAPVIAKMAKKIGALTIAVATMPFSAEGLRRRENAEKGLEKLQNTADTVIVIPNDKLLEVAPNLPINKAFMVADELLGRAVKGITELITKPGLVSLDFADIRSIMKGSGMAMIGMGESDSGDRAIESVHEALNSPLLDLDISNAKGALINISGSSDLTLNEAEKVVQIVADELDPDANIIWGTQIQEELQNTIRTTIIVAGVKSPYIFGIHGEPEYIEERQKEKVPESSLEEFIDGVF from the coding sequence ATAAAGGAATCCGAAAAAAGAAGAGATAGAAAGGCATTGGCAGAGCGACGTGGATATGATAGTAGCATCGACCAAGAATTAGAAGACATCATTCAGCGAAGTCGAGCTAAGATCTGTGTAGTTGGAACTGGAGGAGGTGGAAACAATACCCTTTCCAGATTAATGGAGATCGGTATCGAAGGAGCCGAAACCATTTCCATGAACACTGACGCTCAAGATCTTTTCTACTCAGTTGCCGACAAAAAAATATTAATGGGTAGAAATACCTGCGGAGGACTGGGTGCCGGTGGCATGCCTGAAGTCGGAGAAGAATGCGCCGAAGAAAGTGATGAGGAAATAAAAGAAAAACTGGATGGCGCGGACATGGTCTTCGTGACTTGTGGTATGGGTGGTGGAACTGGGACCGGTTCAGCACCAGTCATAGCTAAAATGGCCAAAAAGATCGGTGCCCTGACCATTGCTGTGGCAACCATGCCCTTCAGTGCAGAAGGACTACGCCGCAGAGAAAACGCGGAAAAAGGACTGGAAAAACTCCAAAACACTGCAGACACCGTGATAGTCATTCCTAACGACAAACTCCTGGAAGTAGCTCCAAACCTACCTATAAACAAGGCATTCATGGTAGCTGACGAACTCCTGGGAAGAGCAGTCAAGGGAATAACCGAACTCATTACCAAACCCGGACTGGTTAGTCTTGATTTTGCCGACATCAGAAGTATAATGAAGGGATCAGGCATGGCCATGATTGGAATGGGTGAATCAGACTCGGGAGATCGAGCCATTGAATCTGTGCACGAAGCCTTAAACAGCCCACTCCTGGACTTGGATATTTCCAATGCTAAAGGAGCATTAATAAATATCTCTGGAAGCTCTGACCTAACCTTGAACGAAGCTGAAAAGGTCGTCCAGATTGTAGCTGATGAATTAGACCCTGATGCCAACATCATTTGGGGTACTCAGATCCAGGAAGAACTTCAAAACACTATCCGTACCACCATCATAGTAGCTGGAGTCAAATCACCATACATATTTGGCATACATGGTGAACCAGAATACATTGAAGAAAGACAAAAAGAAAAAGTGCCAGAATCATCCTTGGAAGAATTCATCGACGGTGTTTTTTAA
- a CDS encoding pyruvate kinase alpha/beta domain-containing protein: MEKKIVYFENSGAENTDRVIELVKERKEELEIENIVVASVSGLTSVKVLESMPDAQIVSITHHAGFRGGDELELDPKYIEKLENAGVPVYIGSHSLSGVGRGISNKFGGVTPVEIIAGTLRLFSQGVKVCVEISVMGADAGLIPTDKEVIAIGGTARGVDTAVVLKPAHMGNFFDLKINEIIAMPRP; encoded by the coding sequence ATGGAAAAAAAGATCGTTTACTTCGAAAATTCAGGTGCGGAAAATACAGATAGAGTAATAGAACTGGTCAAAGAAAGGAAAGAAGAACTGGAGATTGAAAACATCGTGGTGGCCTCAGTATCCGGACTAACCAGTGTTAAAGTTCTGGAAAGTATGCCCGATGCACAGATAGTTAGCATCACCCACCACGCAGGATTTCGGGGTGGAGATGAATTGGAACTGGATCCAAAATATATTGAAAAGCTGGAGAATGCAGGTGTACCAGTGTACATAGGATCCCACTCTCTAAGTGGTGTGGGAAGGGGTATAAGCAATAAATTTGGAGGTGTCACTCCTGTTGAAATTATTGCAGGCACTTTAAGGCTATTTTCACAGGGAGTGAAGGTTTGTGTGGAAATCAGTGTTATGGGTGCCGATGCAGGACTCATACCCACAGATAAAGAAGTTATAGCCATAGGTGGAACTGCTAGAGGTGTGGATACTGCTGTGGTTTTGAAGCCCGCACACATGGGTAACTTCTTTGACCTAAAGATAAATGAAATCATTGCTATGCCCCGACCTTAG
- the comA gene encoding phosphosulfolactate synthase: protein MNAFNFLTPQRNPKTGTGLTMMLDKGMGPVHVIDLLEISGKYVDLAKFGWGTSAIHNKELIQEKVEIYHSYGINPYPGGTLFEIAYLQDKFDEFLDEADKLGFGAVEISDGTIEIPSDEREQIISRVKDNGFLVITEVGKKDPAQDHLLTPEKRLEIVNRDLKSGAELVLMEAREGGKGIGLFDDQGVVKEDELKILSEGTDIKKIIWEAPQKNQQAYFILKFGANVNLGNIPPDEITALETMRLGLRGDTLGKVNLG, encoded by the coding sequence ATGAACGCTTTTAATTTTCTCACCCCACAACGCAACCCTAAAACAGGCACAGGACTTACCATGATGTTAGATAAGGGAATGGGTCCAGTTCATGTGATAGATCTACTGGAAATCTCAGGAAAATATGTAGATCTGGCTAAATTTGGGTGGGGAACCTCTGCCATCCACAACAAGGAACTGATTCAGGAAAAAGTGGAAATCTACCATTCCTATGGAATTAACCCTTACCCTGGGGGGACTCTCTTTGAAATTGCCTATCTTCAGGATAAATTTGATGAATTCCTGGATGAAGCAGATAAACTGGGATTTGGTGCAGTGGAAATATCCGATGGAACCATTGAAATTCCTTCTGATGAAAGGGAGCAAATCATATCCCGTGTGAAGGATAATGGATTTCTGGTGATAACTGAAGTGGGAAAAAAGGATCCTGCACAGGATCATTTATTGACCCCTGAAAAAAGGCTTGAAATTGTTAACCGTGACCTGAAATCTGGTGCTGAGCTGGTGCTAATGGAGGCCAGAGAAGGGGGAAAAGGAATAGGTCTTTTCGATGATCAGGGCGTAGTTAAGGAAGATGAGTTAAAAATATTGAGTGAAGGTACTGATATTAAGAAAATAATATGGGAGGCTCCCCAGAAAAATCAGCAGGCATATTTCATTCTAAAGTTCGGAGCCAATGTTAATTTAGGTAATATCCCTCCTGATGAAATCACAGCCCTGGAAACCATGAGACTGGGACTAAGAGGAGACACTTTAGGAAAGGTGAATCTGGGATGA
- a CDS encoding ATP-binding cassette domain-containing protein has protein sequence MIEEITILGGFDKQENAEPVKKVVIKRGEIFGVVGPTGSGKSSLIGDIEQLSQEDTFSRRKILVNGEEPSYEDRTNPRKKMVAQLSQNMNFLADMTVGDFLSLHAKCRGASSKCVNAVIDLANTLTGEPIKKDHDLTILSGGQSRALMVADVAIISNSPIVLIDEIENAGIRKHDALEALAGHGKIVMVVTHDPVLALMTDKRIVMKNGGMQTVVATSEDEKAISQKLNKIDELMLSLRDKVRNGEIIRDIEMEYP, from the coding sequence ATGATAGAAGAAATAACCATTTTGGGTGGTTTTGACAAGCAGGAAAATGCTGAGCCCGTGAAAAAGGTAGTAATAAAGAGGGGTGAAATATTTGGAGTGGTAGGGCCCACTGGGAGTGGTAAAAGCTCTCTCATTGGTGATATTGAGCAACTCTCTCAGGAAGACACTTTCTCCCGGAGAAAAATTCTGGTCAATGGTGAAGAGCCCAGCTACGAGGATCGAACCAACCCTCGGAAGAAGATGGTGGCCCAGTTATCCCAAAACATGAATTTCCTGGCAGACATGACTGTGGGAGACTTTTTAAGTTTGCATGCTAAATGTCGTGGAGCCAGCAGTAAATGTGTAAATGCAGTTATTGATCTGGCCAACACCCTAACTGGAGAGCCCATAAAAAAGGACCATGATCTCACTATTTTAAGCGGAGGTCAATCCAGAGCCCTCATGGTTGCAGATGTGGCAATAATCAGCAATTCTCCCATTGTACTCATTGATGAAATTGAAAATGCAGGGATCCGGAAACATGATGCTCTGGAAGCACTGGCTGGTCATGGTAAGATTGTGATGGTGGTAACCCACGACCCGGTACTGGCTCTGATGACTGATAAACGAATTGTAATGAAGAATGGTGGAATGCAGACAGTAGTAGCCACCAGTGAAGATGAAAAAGCCATATCCCAAAAATTGAATAAAATTGATGAGTTAATGTTAAGTTTACGTGATAAAGTCCGTAATGGGGAAATTATTCGGGATATTGAAATGGAATATCCTTGA
- a CDS encoding GTP-binding protein: MRMVIVAGTPGSGKTAVLVHALRSLNERGLKSAVVKIDCLYTDDDRKFAKIGVPTKVGLSMDMCPDHYAIYNLEEMVDWADENQAELLVVETAGLCHRCAPFTMNSLGVCVIDATSGPNTPLKVGPFLSTADIAVITKGDMISQAEREIFRERILEVNPNCKIIEANGLSGQGCAELADEIMKSQEVTLEGETLRHSAPLAVCTLCVGETKVNKKYHRGILRRIDGFQSYEGE; encoded by the coding sequence ATGAGAATGGTAATTGTTGCCGGAACTCCGGGTTCTGGAAAAACTGCTGTTTTAGTTCATGCTCTACGCAGTTTAAATGAAAGGGGATTGAAATCAGCAGTGGTGAAAATTGACTGCCTCTACACTGATGATGATCGTAAATTTGCTAAAATAGGAGTACCCACCAAGGTGGGACTGTCCATGGACATGTGCCCCGATCACTATGCCATCTACAATCTGGAAGAAATGGTGGACTGGGCGGATGAAAACCAGGCAGAGCTATTAGTGGTGGAAACTGCGGGATTATGCCACCGTTGCGCACCTTTCACTATGAATTCTTTGGGAGTTTGTGTTATAGATGCCACCAGCGGTCCTAACACCCCCTTAAAGGTAGGTCCATTTTTGAGTACGGCAGATATAGCAGTGATCACCAAAGGTGACATGATATCCCAGGCTGAAAGGGAGATATTCCGAGAACGGATATTAGAAGTCAATCCTAACTGTAAAATAATAGAAGCCAATGGGTTAAGTGGTCAGGGATGTGCTGAACTGGCTGATGAGATCATGAAGTCACAGGAAGTCACTCTGGAAGGTGAGACTCTACGACACTCCGCACCCCTGGCAGTGTGCACCTTGTGTGTAGGGGAGACCAAGGTTAACAAGAAATACCACCGGGGCATCCTGCGCCGTATTGATGGATTCCAGAGTTATGAAGGAGAATAG
- a CDS encoding (Fe-S)-binding protein, whose translation MSKVPVDIAQKNKILMLLPGYNCGICGYARCDEFAGALLRGQVPLEKCRFMSQEIFQDDLAKLKEILKETKIIPEKEKIVGVMDGYEADIILKPIPGEESCRETLYPFTREEIKQGEIIRYRPLGCPVTHFAKVLSENHGLITVHLVGPCHRLDSETEFDYKEVGVCMVGGFEGLIEGELPRVGETVRFLPYHCMMQKVHSGVVVQLEGRRAIIEGIDLKVWAPPVKG comes from the coding sequence ATGAGTAAAGTTCCGGTTGATATTGCTCAGAAGAACAAGATTTTGATGTTGCTTCCAGGTTACAACTGTGGTATCTGTGGATACGCACGCTGTGATGAATTTGCAGGGGCCCTCCTCAGGGGACAAGTCCCACTTGAAAAGTGCCGTTTCATGTCCCAGGAGATATTCCAGGATGATCTGGCCAAACTTAAGGAAATACTAAAGGAAACAAAAATAATCCCCGAAAAAGAGAAAATTGTGGGAGTCATGGATGGATATGAGGCGGACATTATTTTGAAACCTATTCCTGGGGAAGAATCATGCAGGGAAACTCTTTATCCTTTCACCCGAGAAGAAATAAAGCAGGGGGAAATCATAAGATACCGTCCTCTGGGCTGCCCAGTTACCCACTTTGCCAAGGTTCTTTCTGAAAACCATGGATTAATAACAGTCCATCTGGTGGGCCCCTGTCACCGTCTGGATTCAGAGACTGAATTCGATTATAAAGAGGTAGGGGTTTGTATGGTGGGTGGATTTGAGGGATTGATAGAAGGTGAACTGCCCCGAGTAGGTGAAACAGTCCGGTTCCTGCCATATCACTGTATGATGCAGAAAGTTCACTCTGGGGTAGTGGTTCAACTGGAAGGTAGAAGAGCAATCATTGAGGGTATAGACCTTAAGGTATGGGCACCCCCAGTTAAGGGATAA